From Micromonospora sp. NBC_01699, a single genomic window includes:
- a CDS encoding LLM class flavin-dependent oxidoreductase, with translation MSDPESPLQLAVALDGAGWHPAAWREPGARPTELLTPRYWSDLVVEAERGLLDFVTIEDSLGLQASSPTDPDRRTDQVRGRLDAVLIAARVAPLTSHIGLVPTVVVTHTEPFHIAKAIATLDYVSSGRAGVQVRVSARPDEADHFGRRTLPRIDFAEATTPQAQALIGDLFAETADYVEVVRRLWDSWEDDAEIRDVASGRFVDRDRLHYVDFEGRWFSVKGPSITPRPPQGQPPVSALAHQSEPYRLVAGSADIGYVTPHDATQVREIVAEIRTGQVAAGRGGQTVHILGDLVVFLDDTAPVADARKARLDELAGSPYASDARVFVGTPAQLADLLQEWHRAGLSGFRLRPGALPHDLAQITRALVPELQRRRAFRTGYDAGTLRGLLGLPRPANRYAAV, from the coding sequence ATGTCCGATCCAGAAAGCCCACTGCAACTCGCGGTCGCCCTCGACGGGGCCGGTTGGCACCCCGCGGCGTGGCGTGAACCGGGGGCTCGGCCGACCGAACTGCTCACCCCGCGCTACTGGTCCGACCTCGTGGTCGAAGCGGAACGGGGACTGCTGGACTTCGTGACCATCGAGGACTCGCTCGGGCTGCAAGCGTCGAGCCCTACGGACCCCGACCGGCGTACCGACCAGGTGCGCGGACGGCTCGACGCGGTGCTGATCGCCGCTCGGGTCGCCCCGTTGACCAGCCACATCGGACTGGTGCCCACGGTGGTGGTCACCCATACCGAGCCGTTCCACATCGCCAAGGCGATCGCCACCCTGGACTACGTCTCGTCCGGCCGGGCCGGGGTGCAGGTACGCGTCTCGGCCCGCCCGGACGAGGCGGACCACTTCGGCCGGCGCACCCTGCCCCGGATCGACTTCGCCGAAGCCACCACACCGCAGGCGCAGGCGCTGATCGGGGACCTGTTCGCCGAGACCGCCGACTACGTCGAGGTGGTACGGCGACTGTGGGACAGCTGGGAGGACGACGCGGAGATCCGGGACGTCGCCAGCGGGCGCTTCGTCGACCGGGACCGGCTGCACTACGTCGACTTCGAGGGGCGCTGGTTCAGCGTCAAGGGGCCGTCGATCACGCCGCGACCGCCGCAGGGTCAGCCTCCCGTGAGCGCGCTGGCGCACCAGAGTGAGCCGTACCGGCTCGTCGCCGGATCCGCCGACATCGGTTACGTGACACCGCACGACGCGACCCAGGTACGGGAGATCGTGGCCGAGATCCGTACCGGGCAGGTCGCCGCCGGGCGGGGCGGCCAGACCGTACACATCCTCGGTGACCTGGTCGTCTTCCTCGACGACACCGCCCCGGTCGCCGACGCCCGCAAGGCCCGCCTCGACGAACTCGCCGGCAGCCCGTACGCCAGCGACGCCCGGGTGTTCGTCGGCACCCCGGCGCAACTGGCGGACCTGTTGCAGGAGTGGCACCGGGCCGGGCTGTCCGGGTTCCGGCTGCGCCCCGGTGCCCTCCCGCACGACCTGGCGCAGATCACCCGGGCACTGGTGCCCGAACTACAGCGGCGGCGGGCGTTCCGGACCGGGTACGACGCCGGCACCCTGCGCGGGCTGCTCGGCCTGCCCCGGCCCGCCAATCGTTACGCGGCCGTCTGA
- a CDS encoding NtaA/DmoA family FMN-dependent monooxygenase (This protein belongs to a clade of FMN-dependent monooxygenases, within a broader family of flavin-dependent oxidoreductases, the luciferase-like monooxygenase (LMM) family, some of whose members use coenzyme F420 rather than FMN.) → MTRPLKQIHLAAHFPGVNNTTVWSDPQAGSHIEFSSFAHLARTAERAKFDFLFLAEGLRLREQNGRIYDLDVVGRPDTFTVLAALAAVTEHLGLAGTINSTFNEPYEVARQFASLDHLSAGRSAWNVVTSWDAFTGENFRRGGFLPQDQRYRRARNFLRTAWELFDSWHGDEIVADKATGVFLGDPDAGTFTHHDPDFDISGRFNVPRAPQGRPVILQAGDSEEGREFAASSADAIFSRYATLEEGRAFYADVKGRLARHGRTHDELLILPAATFVLGDTDAEARDLAHEVRLQQVSGQTAIKFLEQLWNRDLSGYDPDGPLPDTDPDPGEHTVARGRASVRMYRDPVATARQWRERAAAENLSIRELIIEVTGRQTFVGAPATVADAIDALVQADASDGFILVPHVTPGGLDGFADTVVPLLQERGVFRTEYRGDTLRDHLGLPAARRTGAVLRTAP, encoded by the coding sequence ATGACCAGACCACTCAAGCAGATTCATCTCGCCGCCCACTTCCCCGGCGTCAACAACACCACCGTGTGGAGCGATCCGCAGGCCGGCAGCCACATCGAGTTCAGTTCGTTCGCGCATCTCGCGCGTACCGCCGAACGGGCGAAGTTCGACTTCCTGTTCCTGGCCGAGGGACTGCGACTGCGCGAGCAGAACGGCCGGATCTACGACCTGGACGTGGTCGGGCGCCCGGACACCTTCACCGTGCTCGCCGCCCTCGCGGCGGTCACCGAACACCTCGGCCTCGCCGGCACCATCAACTCCACCTTCAACGAGCCGTACGAGGTGGCCCGCCAGTTCGCCAGCCTCGACCATCTCTCCGCCGGCCGCTCCGCGTGGAACGTCGTCACCTCCTGGGACGCGTTCACCGGCGAGAACTTCCGCCGGGGCGGGTTCCTGCCGCAGGACCAGCGCTACCGGCGGGCACGCAACTTCCTGCGGACCGCGTGGGAACTGTTCGACTCCTGGCACGGTGACGAGATCGTCGCGGACAAGGCCACCGGCGTCTTCCTCGGCGACCCGGACGCCGGTACGTTCACCCACCACGATCCGGACTTCGACATCTCCGGTCGGTTCAACGTGCCGCGCGCCCCGCAGGGTCGGCCGGTCATCCTCCAGGCCGGCGACTCCGAGGAGGGACGGGAGTTCGCCGCCTCCTCCGCCGACGCGATCTTCAGCCGGTACGCCACCCTCGAAGAGGGCCGGGCCTTCTACGCCGACGTCAAGGGCCGGCTGGCCCGCCACGGGCGTACCCACGACGAGTTGCTCATCCTGCCCGCGGCCACCTTCGTGCTCGGCGACACCGACGCCGAGGCCCGCGACCTCGCGCACGAGGTACGACTCCAGCAGGTCAGCGGCCAGACCGCGATCAAGTTCCTGGAACAGCTCTGGAACCGGGACCTGTCCGGCTACGACCCGGACGGCCCGTTGCCCGACACCGACCCCGATCCCGGCGAGCACACTGTCGCGCGCGGTCGGGCGAGCGTACGGATGTATCGCGACCCCGTCGCGACGGCCCGGCAGTGGCGCGAACGAGCCGCCGCGGAGAACCTGTCCATCCGTGAACTGATCATCGAGGTCACCGGGCGGCAGACGTTCGTCGGCGCACCCGCGACCGTCGCGGACGCCATCGACGCACTGGTTCAGGCCGACGCCAGCGACGGGTTCATCCTGGTACCGCACGTCACGCCGGGAGGACTCGACGGCTTCGCCGACACCGTCGTGCCGCTGCTACAGGAGCGGGGCGTGTTCCGTACCGAATATCGGGGCGACACCCTGCGGGATCACCTGGGCCTGCCCGCTGCCCGGCGTACCGGTGCGGTGCTGCGGACCGCGCCGTGA
- a CDS encoding LLM class flavin-dependent oxidoreductase, producing MKFLAITLIVHAPDPVTGEQKSTTDRFREVVDNALLAERLGFDGFGVGERHERPFISSSPPVVLSHVAALTSAIRLFTAVTTLSLLDPVRAHEDYATLDHLSGGRLELIIGKGNGAAQRELFHVTPEDQWERNAESYELFRQLWRQDRVTASPRFRPELNRAEVWPRPLQQPIRVWHGSATSRESVDLAARYGDPLFSANVTNPIEPYAELVRYYRQRWAEYGHDPATAVVGAGTAGYYAARRSQDAVAAYRPVFEGQLAFQRRLGLEPVFATLEDFVERSSALIGSPQQVIEKVHRYHRQLGHSVMHLHADAGGLTDAQHRESLELFQSDIAPVLRREIPDPPWPWGPVVPEPVSAVREG from the coding sequence GTGAAGTTCCTGGCCATCACCCTGATCGTGCACGCGCCGGACCCGGTGACCGGCGAGCAGAAGTCGACCACCGACCGGTTCCGGGAGGTCGTCGACAACGCCCTGCTCGCCGAGCGGCTCGGCTTCGACGGCTTTGGCGTGGGGGAGCGGCACGAACGGCCGTTCATCTCCTCCTCGCCACCGGTGGTCCTCAGCCACGTCGCCGCGCTCACCTCGGCGATCCGGCTGTTCACCGCGGTCACCACGCTGAGCCTGCTCGACCCGGTCCGGGCACACGAGGACTACGCGACGCTCGACCACCTCTCCGGCGGCCGGCTGGAGCTGATCATCGGCAAGGGCAACGGCGCCGCACAGCGGGAGCTGTTCCACGTCACGCCCGAGGACCAGTGGGAACGCAACGCGGAGAGCTACGAACTGTTCCGTCAGCTCTGGCGGCAGGACAGGGTGACCGCGTCGCCCCGGTTCCGGCCGGAACTCAACCGGGCGGAGGTCTGGCCCCGACCGTTGCAGCAGCCGATCCGGGTCTGGCACGGCAGTGCGACCAGCCGGGAATCGGTCGACCTCGCCGCCCGCTACGGCGACCCGCTGTTCTCGGCCAACGTCACCAACCCGATCGAACCGTACGCCGAACTGGTCCGCTACTACCGCCAGCGGTGGGCCGAGTACGGCCACGACCCGGCAACCGCCGTGGTCGGCGCCGGCACCGCCGGCTACTACGCGGCCCGCAGGTCCCAGGACGCCGTCGCCGCCTACCGCCCGGTCTTCGAGGGCCAGCTCGCGTTCCAGCGGCGACTCGGGCTCGAACCGGTGTTCGCGACACTGGAGGACTTCGTCGAACGCAGCTCGGCGTTGATCGGCAGCCCGCAGCAGGTCATCGAGAAGGTCCACCGCTACCACCGGCAACTGGGCCACAGCGTGATGCACCTGCACGCCGACGCCGGCGGGCTGACCGACGCCCAGCACCGCGAGTCGCTGGAACTCTTCCAGTCCGACATCGCCCCGGTGCTGCGCCGGGAGATCCCGGATCCGCCCTGGCCGTGGGGACCGGTCGTCCCCGAGCCCGTTTCCGCCGTACGAGAAGGGTGA
- a CDS encoding LLM class flavin-dependent oxidoreductase produces the protein MATTPLAVLDLVPISSGSTAAAALRNSIDLARQAERFGYARYWFAEHHLNPGVAGTSPAVLLALTAAATSTIRIGSGAVQLGHRTPLATVEEFGLVDALHPGRLDLGLGRSGGRAPEPAREPALVGGTAVVDGRTPNGLLIPPKFSFAHLLASPRVAMQKALLEMPGAQPRDYPEQVADILHLLRGTYRSADGEQAHVVPGEGASVQVWILGSSGGVSADVAGANGLRFAANYHVSPGAVLEAAEGYRAAFRPSAELDRPYLSVSADVVVAEDEATARELASGYRHWVRSIRTAEGAIPFPTPAEARARPWTDADRELVADRVDTQFVGTPGRVADQLEQLRDATGADELVLTTITHDHADRVRSYGLIAEEWARRQG, from the coding sequence ATGGCTACCACTCCGCTGGCAGTGCTCGACCTGGTCCCGATCTCCTCGGGGTCGACCGCCGCGGCGGCACTGCGCAACAGCATCGACCTGGCTCGGCAGGCCGAGCGCTTCGGCTACGCCCGGTACTGGTTCGCGGAGCATCATCTCAATCCCGGGGTGGCCGGGACCTCACCCGCGGTCCTGCTGGCGCTCACCGCCGCGGCGACCTCGACCATCCGGATCGGGTCCGGCGCCGTCCAGTTGGGACACCGGACACCACTGGCGACGGTCGAGGAGTTCGGGCTGGTCGACGCGCTGCACCCCGGACGCCTGGACCTCGGCCTCGGCCGATCCGGTGGGCGTGCGCCCGAGCCGGCCCGGGAACCGGCCCTCGTCGGCGGCACCGCCGTGGTCGACGGCCGGACCCCGAACGGGTTGCTGATACCGCCCAAGTTCTCCTTCGCCCACCTGCTCGCCTCGCCGCGCGTCGCGATGCAGAAGGCACTGCTCGAAATGCCGGGCGCGCAGCCCCGGGACTACCCGGAGCAGGTGGCGGACATCCTCCACCTGCTGCGCGGCACGTACCGTTCGGCCGACGGCGAGCAGGCCCACGTGGTACCGGGTGAGGGTGCGTCGGTGCAGGTGTGGATCCTCGGTAGCAGTGGTGGCGTCAGCGCCGACGTCGCCGGCGCGAACGGCCTGCGCTTCGCCGCCAACTACCACGTCAGCCCCGGCGCCGTCCTCGAAGCGGCCGAGGGCTACCGGGCCGCCTTCCGCCCGTCCGCGGAACTGGACCGCCCCTACCTCAGCGTGTCGGCCGACGTGGTCGTCGCCGAGGACGAGGCCACCGCCCGCGAGCTGGCCTCGGGCTACCGGCACTGGGTCCGGAGCATCCGGACCGCCGAGGGGGCGATCCCGTTCCCGACCCCGGCCGAGGCCCGCGCCCGTCCCTGGACCGACGCCGACCGCGAGCTGGTGGCCGACCGGGTCGACACCCAGTTCGTCGGTACCCCGGGTCGGGTCGCCGATCAGCTCGAACAGTTGCGGGACGCGACCGGTGCCGACGAACTGGTCCTCACCACCATCACCCACGACCACGCCGACCGGGTGCGTTCCTACGGATTGATTGCCGAGGAGTGGGCGCGCAGGCAAGGCTGA
- a CDS encoding flavin reductase family protein, with protein sequence MSLGQALEPRELRRVFSAFPTGVVAIAALTGGVPMGIVASSFTSVSLDPPIVSLCVAHTSTTWPVLRAARRYGISVLSADQEQACRQLSGRGVDRFAELGWRASGEGAVFLDGASAWLECTPFEQVTAGDHDIILLRVHDLGGDAEISPLVFHHSRFRRLER encoded by the coding sequence ATGAGTCTGGGACAGGCGTTGGAACCGCGCGAGTTGCGCCGGGTCTTCTCGGCCTTCCCCACCGGCGTGGTGGCGATCGCGGCGCTCACCGGTGGGGTGCCGATGGGCATCGTGGCTAGTTCGTTCACGTCGGTGTCGCTCGATCCGCCGATCGTGTCACTCTGTGTCGCCCACACGTCGACCACCTGGCCGGTGCTGCGGGCGGCCCGTCGTTACGGCATCAGCGTGCTCAGTGCCGATCAGGAGCAGGCCTGCCGGCAGTTGAGCGGCCGGGGCGTCGACCGGTTCGCGGAGCTGGGCTGGCGTGCCTCGGGCGAGGGGGCGGTCTTCCTCGACGGTGCGAGCGCGTGGTTGGAGTGCACGCCGTTCGAACAGGTCACCGCCGGTGACCACGACATCATCCTGCTCCGCGTGCACGACCTCGGCGGCGACGCCGAGATCTCGCCGCTGGTGTTCCACCACAGCCGGTTCCGTCGACTCGAACGGTGA
- a CDS encoding ABC transporter substrate-binding protein has translation MRRPPYSRTGRLAAIAVLTAAMLGATAACGGDDGATGEGGSSGPVTLRLGYFPNITHAPAVVGVEKGIFTEKLGANVKLETSTFNAGPAAIEAIFSGALDATYIGPNPTVNAHSKSKGEAVRVISGAASGGVALVVKAGINSAEDLRGKKIATPQLGNTQDVAIRYWLKEKGLTTNKEGGGDVSIVPQENAQTVETFGSGAIDGAWVPEPFVSRLVNAGGKVLIDERDLWPDKKFVITNLIVSTKFAKAHPDVVKRLVEGQVAANEFVNTKPDEAQQAISEHIGKITGKPLDLKLIKQAWPTLQFLNDPIESSLKTGLDHAVAVGLTEPVDLKGLYDLSYLNEVLKVQGKAEVPLT, from the coding sequence ATGAGACGTCCCCCGTACAGCCGGACCGGCCGGCTGGCCGCCATCGCGGTCCTCACCGCGGCGATGCTCGGTGCCACCGCCGCCTGTGGCGGTGACGACGGTGCGACCGGAGAGGGCGGTTCCTCCGGCCCGGTGACCCTGCGCCTCGGCTACTTCCCGAACATCACCCACGCCCCGGCCGTGGTCGGCGTGGAAAAGGGGATCTTCACCGAGAAGCTGGGCGCCAACGTCAAGCTTGAGACGTCGACCTTCAACGCCGGACCCGCCGCGATCGAGGCGATCTTCTCCGGTGCCCTGGACGCCACGTACATCGGCCCGAACCCGACGGTGAACGCGCACTCCAAGTCCAAGGGCGAGGCCGTACGCGTGATCTCGGGTGCCGCCTCGGGCGGGGTGGCCCTGGTCGTCAAGGCCGGCATCAACTCGGCCGAGGACCTGCGCGGCAAGAAGATCGCCACCCCTCAGCTCGGCAACACCCAGGACGTGGCGATCCGCTACTGGCTCAAGGAGAAGGGGCTGACCACCAACAAGGAGGGTGGCGGCGACGTCTCGATCGTGCCGCAGGAGAACGCGCAGACGGTCGAGACCTTCGGCAGCGGCGCCATCGACGGCGCCTGGGTGCCCGAGCCGTTCGTGTCCCGGCTGGTCAACGCCGGCGGCAAGGTGCTGATCGACGAGCGGGACCTGTGGCCGGACAAGAAGTTCGTGATCACCAATCTGATCGTCAGCACCAAGTTCGCCAAGGCCCACCCGGACGTGGTCAAGCGTCTGGTCGAGGGTCAGGTCGCCGCCAACGAGTTCGTCAACACCAAGCCGGACGAGGCCCAGCAGGCGATCTCCGAGCACATCGGCAAGATCACCGGTAAGCCGCTCGACCTCAAGCTGATCAAGCAGGCGTGGCCGACCCTCCAGTTCCTCAACGACCCGATCGAATCGTCGCTGAAGACCGGGCTGGACCACGCGGTGGCGGTCGGCCTCACCGAGCCGGTCGACCTCAAGGGCCTCTACGACCTGTCCTACCTCAACGAGGTGCTCAAGGTACAGGGCAAGGCCGAGGTCCCGCTGACATGA
- a CDS encoding ABC transporter ATP-binding protein: MTSVSTAPDSVTTSVALSGVSKVYGRGENAVLALDRVSLDVAPGEFVCLVGASGCGKSTLLNLVAGLDQASGGSIQVNEGAGSTGPAPSGRRPSPGLMFQEPALFPWLTVAANVELPLKLRGLPRAARRDRVAELLDAVHLGDFGRRRPHELSGGMRQRVALARTLALDTPVLLMDEPFGALDAMTRDLLHDELERIWTERRLTILFVTHNVREAARLADRIVLLSSRPGRIIYETRVTTPRPRRIDSTEVAAIAAEVTDRLRTEVGRHGK; this comes from the coding sequence ATGACGTCCGTATCCACGGCACCGGACAGCGTGACCACCTCGGTCGCGCTGTCCGGCGTCAGCAAGGTGTACGGCCGCGGCGAGAACGCGGTCCTCGCGCTGGACCGGGTCTCCCTCGACGTCGCGCCGGGCGAGTTCGTCTGCCTCGTCGGCGCGTCCGGCTGCGGCAAGAGCACACTGCTCAACCTCGTCGCCGGGCTCGACCAGGCAAGCGGCGGATCGATCCAGGTCAACGAGGGTGCCGGGTCGACCGGACCGGCACCGTCGGGTCGGCGACCGTCGCCCGGCCTGATGTTCCAGGAGCCCGCACTCTTCCCCTGGCTCACCGTGGCGGCCAACGTCGAGCTGCCGCTCAAGCTGCGCGGCCTGCCCCGCGCCGCCCGCCGCGACCGGGTCGCCGAGCTGCTCGACGCGGTGCACCTGGGCGACTTCGGCCGACGACGGCCGCACGAGCTGTCGGGCGGGATGCGCCAGCGGGTCGCGTTGGCCCGTACGTTGGCGCTCGACACCCCGGTGCTGCTGATGGACGAGCCCTTCGGCGCGCTCGACGCGATGACCCGCGACCTGCTGCACGACGAGCTGGAAAGGATCTGGACCGAGCGCCGGCTGACCATCCTGTTCGTCACCCACAACGTACGGGAGGCGGCCCGGCTCGCCGACCGGATCGTGCTGCTCTCCAGCCGACCGGGCCGGATCATCTACGAGACCCGGGTGACCACCCCCCGGCCCCGCCGGATCGACTCCACGGAGGTCGCGGCCATCGCCGCCGAGGTCACCGACCGACTGCGTACCGAGGTGGGCCGCCATGGCAAGTGA
- a CDS encoding ABC transporter permease: MASDTITTGRGDAETISGLDALEIASRKKVAGGGRLFWAATWPKLAAIGLAIGIWQVVVWTGWKDPWALPGPGPVFSDLGQYVLTPAFWNGLATTARRAAVGFLAAVAFGLVLGLAVARGRILRAALGSMITALQTMPSIAWFPLAILLFQLSEQAIFFVVVLGAAPSIANGVIHGVDYVPPLLLRAGRNIGARGLKLYWYVIAPAALPAIVAGLKQGWAFAWRSLMAGELLVVIATKTSIGAQLVYARELSEAERLIAIMIVILVLGLIVDAAFGAVDRAIRRRWGLLRARR; the protein is encoded by the coding sequence ATGGCAAGTGACACCATCACCACCGGCCGGGGCGACGCGGAGACCATCTCCGGCCTGGACGCGTTGGAGATCGCGTCCAGGAAGAAGGTCGCCGGTGGCGGCCGCCTGTTCTGGGCGGCGACCTGGCCGAAGCTCGCCGCGATCGGTCTCGCGATCGGCATCTGGCAGGTGGTCGTCTGGACCGGCTGGAAGGACCCCTGGGCCCTGCCCGGACCGGGACCGGTCTTCAGTGACCTCGGGCAGTACGTCCTCACCCCCGCGTTCTGGAACGGGCTCGCCACGACGGCACGGCGGGCCGCGGTGGGCTTCCTGGCCGCGGTCGCGTTCGGACTCGTCCTCGGTCTCGCGGTGGCCCGGGGACGTATCCTGCGGGCCGCGCTGGGTTCGATGATCACGGCGTTGCAGACCATGCCGTCGATCGCCTGGTTCCCGCTGGCCATCCTGCTGTTCCAGCTCAGCGAGCAGGCGATCTTCTTCGTGGTGGTGCTCGGCGCGGCACCGTCCATCGCCAACGGCGTCATCCACGGCGTCGACTACGTCCCGCCGCTGCTGCTGCGGGCCGGCCGCAACATCGGTGCCAGGGGACTGAAGCTCTACTGGTACGTGATCGCCCCGGCCGCGTTGCCGGCGATCGTCGCCGGGCTGAAGCAGGGCTGGGCCTTCGCCTGGCGCAGCCTGATGGCCGGCGAGCTGCTGGTGGTGATCGCGACGAAGACCTCGATCGGCGCGCAGCTCGTCTACGCCCGAGAACTCTCCGAGGCCGAGCGGCTGATCGCGATCATGATCGTGATCCTGGTGCTGGGCCTCATCGTCGACGCGGCCTTCGGCGCGGTGGACCGGGCCATCCGCCGCCGCTGGGGCCTGCTGCGGGCGCGCCGGTAA
- a CDS encoding RrF2 family transcriptional regulator, whose protein sequence is MYVSARSDYAIRAMLAIAAGTHTHPPPAGAGATATTAGSAAGGGGGPVKAATLATEQEIPLSFLHGILHDLRRAGLLLSYRGVDGGYLLARPADQISVGDVLRALSGSLTTVRGLPTEAAAYHGVATELGNVWLAVHSAIEQVVDRTSLADLLAPHLRASEPGPVR, encoded by the coding sequence ATGTACGTCTCAGCCCGCAGCGACTACGCGATCCGCGCCATGCTGGCCATCGCGGCGGGAACCCATACCCACCCGCCGCCGGCCGGCGCGGGCGCCACCGCCACCACCGCTGGTAGCGCCGCCGGCGGCGGTGGTGGGCCGGTGAAGGCCGCCACGCTGGCCACCGAGCAGGAGATTCCGCTGAGCTTCCTGCACGGCATCCTGCACGACCTGCGCCGGGCCGGACTGTTGCTGAGCTATCGGGGTGTCGACGGCGGTTACCTGCTGGCCCGTCCGGCCGACCAGATCAGCGTCGGGGACGTCCTGCGCGCGCTGAGCGGCTCGCTGACCACCGTACGCGGACTGCCGACCGAAGCCGCCGCCTACCACGGCGTGGCGACCGAACTCGGCAACGTGTGGCTCGCCGTACACAGCGCGATCGAGCAGGTGGTGGACCGGACGAGTCTGGCCGATCTGCTCGCACCCCACCTGCGCGCGTCCGAGCCCGGTCCCGTCCGCTGA
- a CDS encoding sulfite exporter TauE/SafE family protein produces the protein MARRTQRDRAGGGPDESGRSARTPPARVRARSRPLTGWETSGWELGLAVVLGTLAAAIGTPTGVSGGLLLLPLLLTVFGLGGTVASATNLLFNIVSTPIGIVRQRRVDVQLTLLLVGSAAPAAVLGALANVFLLGDSTAFRVLVAALLGAVAVSVLVPRPQRSGTVPLSGRGRWGLVVVGAASGLLGGFYGLGGAVLAAPAALLLTGWPVVRISGAALVATFVVSVTGLATYVILDLAGQTAVNTPHWPLGLALGTGGVIGGYVASRYAALVPDRLLRTVLAAMVGLGAVRLVLG, from the coding sequence GTGGCTCGCCGTACACAGCGCGATCGAGCAGGTGGTGGACCGGACGAGTCTGGCCGATCTGCTCGCACCCCACCTGCGCGCGTCCGAGCCCGGTCCCGTCCGCTGACCGGTTGGGAGACGAGCGGCTGGGAACTCGGCCTGGCCGTCGTCCTCGGTACGCTCGCCGCCGCCATCGGTACGCCGACCGGCGTCTCCGGCGGCCTGCTCCTGCTACCGCTGCTGCTGACCGTCTTCGGCCTGGGCGGCACGGTGGCCAGCGCCACCAACCTGCTGTTCAACATCGTGTCGACGCCGATCGGGATCGTCCGTCAGCGGCGGGTCGACGTCCAGTTGACCCTGCTGCTGGTCGGGTCGGCGGCCCCGGCGGCGGTGCTCGGCGCGCTGGCGAACGTCTTCCTGCTCGGTGACTCGACGGCCTTCCGGGTGCTGGTGGCGGCGCTGCTCGGCGCGGTCGCGGTCAGTGTGCTGGTGCCCCGCCCACAGCGCTCCGGAACGGTACCGCTGAGCGGGCGGGGACGCTGGGGGCTGGTTGTCGTGGGCGCGGCCAGCGGCCTGCTCGGCGGGTTCTACGGCCTGGGCGGCGCCGTCCTCGCCGCGCCCGCCGCGCTGCTGCTGACCGGCTGGCCGGTGGTCCGGATCTCGGGCGCCGCACTGGTCGCCACGTTCGTCGTCTCGGTCACCGGGCTGGCCACGTACGTCATCCTGGATCTCGCCGGTCAGACCGCGGTGAACACCCCGCACTGGCCGCTCGGCCTGGCCCTGGGCACCGGCGGCGTGATCGGTGGCTACGTCGCCTCCCGGTACGCCGCCCTGGTGCCCGACCGGCTGCTCCGGACCGTACTCGCCGCCATGGTCGGGTTGGGCGCGGTCCGCCTCGTCCTCGGTTGA